AGCATTAAAAGCAACTTGACAGATCCCAGCCAGCCACCCATGTAACCCATGAGCATGGAGCTCTTCTCTACTGAGCCCTGCTTGGTCCACTGGAGCAGGGCCATTCTATCAGAATATGAGGTGGCCCCCATATGGCATTAAAGTTTTGGGTAACGtgctaaagagagagagacaggttaAGTTAATTTCAGCGTTTTTACTTAGTCCAATATCAAATGATAtcatagctgggtgtggtggcgcatgcctttaataccatctctcaggaggcaaaggcaggcagatctgtgagttcaagaggccagcctgggctacagagccagatccaggaaaggagcaaagctacacagagaaaacctgtcacatgggggggggggtagagtgCAGTAGGtaacagagcacttgcctagcgtgcaagaggccctgggtttaaccaCAACACTTTGAGGAAAGCaatcacacagaaaacaaaataaaaaacaaacaaacaatatggTATGTGAGACTGAGGCTCTCCGCAGTGGGTGGGCAGGGCTGGTCCAGGGTGGAACCATGGCAAGTGAGAAGCCCTGGGCCACAGCTGcactctgctctgtgtgtgtgtgtgtgtgtgtgtgttggaactaGGGACCCtggatgtggtggcccacaccacTCGGGAGGCATCAGGTGGCTTGTTGCTGCAGTGTGAGGTAGCGCAGGTCTAGAGGCTTCGTGTTCTCCTCCAGGCCTCCTCCATCATGAAGTGGGTGCTGGGCTGATGCCTGTCTCACCTGCAGATCAGGGTCCTGCTTCTCCTCACCCTCTTTCTAGGTTCAGCTCTGTCTCTCAgatgagagagaataaagagagagCTCTGAGAGGAGACCAGATGGAGAGCAGAGAGGTAGCTGGCAGCTGTGGGTACTGGACACCCAACTGCAATAGCACAGAAGAGGGATTAACAGTTTGGGCTGTACAAAATGGGCTTGAAATGAGCTCGTCTCTCTCCTATCTCTGCTATCTTAGAAGACTTAGCTGACCTTTCTGaacctccatttccttttctatgaAGTGAGACCCATCATATTACTTGTATTTTGCAGTTAATTGTAGAAAATACAATGCCAATGGAAATAGTAACTTAATTCCCCGTGGTGGCAGGGACAAGTATAGCCTCCTTTAGAAGATAGGCAGGTAGATATTTGCAGACACAGTCCTGGCTTGGGAGCCTGCTGACCTCTATCCTCTCTTGCAGCGCCACCCTTAAATGATGACATGCAGCCTTCCTCGGCTGTATCCAGCCCCACCCAGGCGGGTCCTGTTTTGTACatgccatctgctgctggagacTCGGTCCCTGTGAGCCCCTCCAGCCCGCATGCCCCTGACCTCAGCGCCGTACGTGCCTGTCTTAGGGAGTGGGTGGGCACCTTGCCTGCCCAGGAGCatgctcctgcctctcctctgccccaggaGCTTGAGTCCCTGGTATTTGTCCTGGGACTGAGGGCGGGGAGGTGGGGATGCGTCTTCAGAGGCAGTAGTGATCagcctgggcagggctggggtAAGCCTTGTCTTTACTGTCTGACAGTATGAGGCTGAGGAGTCCTGAGTCCTTACTGTTACCCCTCGACCACCGCCCTTGGAAGCAGGGTTGGAGGGAGGCCATTCCCTGTCCATGTTGTGCCCATTGCCCACCACCTACCTGTCCTCTTCTGCAGCTCCTCTGTAGGAACAGTGGCCTGGGCAGCCCATCTCACCTCTGCAGCTCCCCGCCAGGCCCCAGCAGGAAGGCCTCAAACCTGGAGGGCctggtcttccctggggagtccAGCCTTGCCCCTGGCAGCTACAAGAAAGCTCCTGGCTTCGAGAGGGAGGACCAGGTGGGAGCAGAGTACCTGAAGAATCTCAAGTGCCAGGTAAAGGGTGCAGGGGCAGCGGAGGACACTGAGCTTGACATTTTATATGGGGCAAGAGTAGCTTAGAGGTGAGGCCCAGCTCACCGGTGGGAAGGACACTAAGAGCTAGAACTGAGTCTGTCTTCAGCGTCTTCAGGATTTGGCAGAGTGGATGCTATCGCCTTCTTCACTGCCGAGGAGGCTGCACAGAGCCCCTCGTACTCAGGAATTGTTAATCTATGTTCATTCTGCAAAAGGCCGCACAGCTTCCCCAGAGTCATTGAATCAGTCAGTAGGTACAAGATtgtccccctttcctttccaaacTATGATGCCTAATGAGATGACAGTGCCTGGGGCACCAGGACAGAGGGGTCCTTAATAGCAGGGGACAAACCTGTTCAGGataggagggcagaggagggggcggggagaggatTTGTAAGTGGAAAAAGacagctgggaagagaaaaaggggtTGGTATGATGGGTGACAGGTGCTATCAGTCCGTGCCCCTCCCCTGTTATCTGCAGCCTCAGTGGACCTAGCAAGTCCAGGTGGACACTAGACTTGGAGCTGCCTAGTACCACATCACTTCCTGCTCCCTAATTTTTCTCTCTCAGGCTAAACTAAAAACCCATTCACTAGAGCCCAGGAGTCAAGAGCAGCCTCTGCTTCAACCCAAACAGGTACAGAACCCTTGGCCCCCATCTCCTCTTCTGGTATCACTATGGATAGGACAGGCCAGAAGCCCAGCTGGTATCAGCAAGTAGGGTACCAGTTTCTTCACAAACGAAGGCAGGACTAAAGTGGGCCCAGCCCCAAGTccagagagggtgggggtccgGCCCTGGAGCCCATCCCCTCCTAGACTTACCATTCACCAGGAATGTTTAGGGAATGTCTCAGTGTCAGCCCCGTGctcatccctccctctcctgtgaGCCTGCAAGGGTAAGTAGCTAACGGCTTCCATGTTTCACTGTCCACTACTACCACTCAACAAGGTGGACTGGGACAGCCAGCCCGGGCCTGTAAGGTGCTGGTTGCTTTAGCCCACCTGCCCCGTGCTAGCCTCTGCCACGGCTTCTGTAGGCAAGCATCCCATTTCCTCTCCCCACTCTCGTTGCAGGACGTGCTGGGCATCCTCCCTGTGGGCAGCCCCCTGACCTCAAGCATCTCTTCCAGTATTACCTCCAGCTTGGCAGCCACTCCCCCCAGCCCTGCGGGCACCAGCAGCGCCCCTGGCATGAATGCAAACGCTCTGCCCTTCTATCCCACCAGCGACACGGTAGAGTCGGTCATAGGTAACTAGGCAGGGTTTGTTTGTGAGCCCAGGACTGGACCTGGACTCAGACACGAGGCGTCTCAAGTCAGACTTGGATGAGTGCACCCCATATTTTAGACATCTGGCTTGGGAAAGTCAGGGTAGACACCCTGAACCCTCTGAGCCAACACTGGGCCACGGGGCCTTTTCATGAAAGTTGTGTCACACAGCCCTAGCTTGTTTACTAGGCACCGTTGGGAGTGAGCAGCCTGCACATCTGTCCTCATGGGtgcttagcatgtgtaaggccctgggtgtGGTCCTCAGCACCAAGAGGAAAAAATCAGTGCCCCTTTCCATCATTACTTATGTTGCCCACTTTGTGCCAGGCTCCATGCCAGGCACTGGGGAATCAGGTGGTAGTATGCTGCTCCTGTCTTCTAGGAAAGAAACTGTACCTTCTCCTAACCAGGCCAGTTCAGTACAGAGGCACTGCATTTGTCAGGAATCTACTGTACATTGCTGTCAAAGGGCCCAGAGCTGCCAGCCCCAAGTAACTGAGGGTGAAAAACATGGCCTGGATGTAAGGACCACACCACATCCTCTGTCAGACAGAGCTGCAACCTTGAATTCAGTCACTTTTCTTCTTGAGATGGGATCTTGctctatataacccaggctggtctcggtTATATAGAGTATAACTATATACTTGGTCCTCCCTCCTCAGCTTTCTGAATGCAGAGATTACTGGCATGCCACACAACCTGGACAGGGTTGGGTCTTGACTCCTCCTGGGAGTGTCAGAGGAGGCTTCAGAAAGAAGCAGCACTTGGTTGGACTGGGCAGGTGTCACCAGGGTTGGTGTGGGGTAGTGCTGAGCAGAGACATAGCAAAGGCCGTAAATGAAGGAGTCAAAGTCAGGAAGCCTGGAGCCAAGGACGTGGTCCTTGGGAGCCCACACTCCATTCTCTATGCCTAGAGTCTGCCCTGGATGACCTGGACCTAAACGAGTTTGGAGTAGCCGCCCTGGAGAAGACTTTTGATAACAGCACAGTGCCCCACCCCAGCAGCATCACAATCGGTACTGGGCAGTGGGTGGGCCAGGACGGCCTGGGGAGGGGGTCTTGGGGTTTCACCTGTACCCATGTGGCCTGCCTGGTCCTCACCCGGCCACCCTCTGGCTCTCTCATAGGTGGCAGTTTGTTGCAGAGCTCTGCCCCTGTGAACATCCCTGGCTCCTTAGGCAGTTCAGCCTCCTTCCACTCCGCTTCTCCGTCCCCTCCTGTCAGCCTCTCCTCACATTTCCTGCAGCAGCCCCAGGGCCACTTGAGTCagtcagaaaacacatttttggGGACCTCAGCATCACATGGATCTTTGGGTAAGGAGGGGACTGGATAGAACCTAGTGTCTTATAGCAGATTCCCCTGGCTGCTCTGCCCGTGACACGGAAGCCCAGCTGTAGGTTACAGCGAGGGCTTCAACCAGACATGTTTTCTCCCCGTCCTCCACGACTGGACAGGTGGTCAGAAGCCAAGCCTCTGTCCTGGCTCCTTGTGCTGTGGATGGTGCAGTGCTCGTGAAGACACGTGCTAGGACAGGCTGGCACCTGGAGAGGCAGGCCTCAGTCTCCAAGGTGAAGGCCTGATCATACTAGTGTGGCTTAGTGagcactggcctagcatgtaccagaccctgggtctgatccccaggGCCAAACACACAGTCATTTTATCCAGTCACCCAGAGCTCCTAGCAGCTGGCCACATCATCAAAGACCACCAAAGAGCAAAGGGAACGGTTAGACAAGCCCACCCAGTCTCAAGCTTTCCCTTCCTGGTAGGGATAGGCATCAGGGGTCCAGATCTAGCCCAGATTGCTCTTTGCCCTACTCAGTCTTAGAACAGAGTGGGTCTGAGTGATTTCCAGGTTCAGTGGTGAGAAATACAGCAGGGAGACCTATAGGCTAGACCACCACACCCAAGCGCCCTAGGCTCCTGGAATGGAGCCTATGGGAGAACGTTCTCTGCAGATAGTTAATACGTACACAGCATTCAGCACAGGCCCCTGTCTTTCATCTACAACTCCCTGACCCCACTTCCTAGCCATTCAGAGACCTCCTAGGATGCTGGACCTCCAGTCAGAGGAGGGGACTAAGAACCTCTGAAGTTCTGGTCAGCCTAAGGGCCTCCCTCACCTCAGCCAGGAGTCTGCAGCACCTCCTCGATACAGAGGAGGCTTCTGTGTTGAGGTTGTATACAGTTAAACTGCTGTGTCTCAGGAGACCTCTCACCTGAGCTCTCCCCACTGGCTCCACACGTCCCCTTGCCGGGGACCCTCTTGCCCTGCTGCTCAGATGCAAGTGTTGGCCAGCAGCCTCCGGTCAGAAACACACAGATGCTGGGTCCCAGTCAGGGCAACACGGGATCTACCGTACAGGGTGCTCTCTGTAGGACTGACCAGCTCCACTGCCAGAGCGGTTGACACCGGCGTGGGGAGGGCAGAGGTGCAGGTGAGCAGAGCCTGCTGCACACCAGCGTCTGTGTTGGTGGGCCAGAGGTCTCCTGGCAGTGCACTGCAGGTGTGTCGCAGGACGAAAGCGCTCCGCTCGCTTGCTCGCTCactcggttttttgagacagggtttctctgtgtagccctggctgtcatggaactcagagatccacctgcctctgcctcctgagtgctgggattaaaggcgtgcgccaccaacgccccacactctctctcctttttaaaaacaaggtcttattatgtagcactggatagcctcaaactccaaAGTCTGCATGAAGTGTGCACCAGaatcttcttttttccccaatgTGCTGGTATTGCTCAGAGGGGGAAATGTCTGAAATCCAGCTCAGTTAGTGGAAAGGGAGCCAAGCAGAAGTCACTGGAATCATATGTAGGGGTAGAAGGAAGCCAGAGGTAGACAAGGAACTCCATGAAGATAGGCTCTGCCCCCGGAGCCAGAGGACAGTGGATAGTGTCAGCAGTGGCTGAGGGGTGGGCAGTCTAGCTGAAAGCAGGCTTCTGGAATCGGGTGATCAGGCTCTCCTGTCCCATTAATGGTTCTTGCTAGCATGttctttgtcctgcctgcaaaacaATGAGCGGGCCCTAGCTTCCCAGGCCCCTCCTGTTCCAGCCCTCCCATCAAGGTGCTGGCTGCTTAGCCTATTTGATCTTGTCCCACCTCTCACTGGGATGCAAAAGGAGGTGTGCGGTAGTTCAACAATTAAGATGCCTTCATGCTGTCCTACACAGTCCTAAGCCCCCTGAGGCCACTTTAGAGATGAAGATACTGAGATTCACATGTAGTGGTAGATAACAGCAAAGTTTAGACCTGACTCAGCCAGTGATACCTCCACATGCTCTTCTCACATATTCACCCAATGTTCAGCCAGCCCCTGGCGGCCCAAGAGGGGCTGGCCAGGGCCTGGGCCTAAGCCCTCCACAGCTGATGTTCCTCCCCTCCCTGGGGCAGGTCTGAACGGGATGAACAGCAGCATCTGGGAGCATTTTGCCTCTGGAAGCTTCTCCCCAGGCACTTCCCCTGCCTTCCTATCAGGGCCAGGGGCTGCTGAGCTGGCCCGGCTTCGGCAAGAGCTAGATGAAGCTAACGGCACCATCAAGCAGTGGGAGGAGTCCTGGAAGCAGGCCAAGCAGGTACTGGGCCCCACGCCCACCTGCAGTGCCCAGTGCCTGGTGGTATCAAGCCCAAGCCCATCCTACACAGCAGGCATCGGGTGGGGGAAGCAGGGGAACAGAGCAGAAACGTGTTTGCCCTCCCCCACGTGGGAGGACTGATCTTGCCAGTCAGAATGTTACCATGGCTGGCACCACAGGCCTGGGACTCCATATGGGAATTGTTTTTAGAGTGGCCCCAGGacctcctgcctgtctctgcttctagaTTCTGAGCTAGGCCATCTGTCCAGCTGCCACCAGCTGCCCGTGGGGATGCAGGCTAGGATGTGAGCCCTGCTTTGTGCTCCTGTCATGCTAGGCCCGGCCCCTTCCCTGCATACAAAGGGAGGGTCTGCTGAGGTCCTGAAACTTCTTCTCTGCAGGCAGCAGTagccttctctctgccctccccagaCAGCAGGCCCAGCTTCCAGCAGGCCCCATAGCCAGAGTGGTCCACACTGGCTCCTGGAGATGCTctctgggagggggaggggagagggacgGGGGCAGGGGGCTGTCGTGATGAGACACTGCACATTGGGCCCACAGGCTTGTGATGCCTGGAAGAAGGAAGCGGAGGAGGCTGGTGAGCGAGCCAGTGCGGCCGGAGCTGAGTGTGAGCTGGCCCGGGAGCAGCGGGATGCACTGGAGCTGCGGGTAAAGAAActgcaggaggagctggagcGGCTGCACACTGGGCCCGAAGCCCAGGCTCTGCCAGCCGCCCCTGACCTGGAGGCACTCTCACTCTCCACCCTGTACTCCCTCCAGAAGCAGCTGCGGGGCCACCTGGAGCAAGTGGACAAGGTCAGCCCTAGAGACCAGGAGCGGGATGGGACCTTGAAAGCCCAGTGCTGGCCTCTTAATGATGCTCAGCtgttggaagaggaggagagcaaGAAAGCTGTAGCGGCAGAGGCCAGTGTGTTAACCTAAGCTTAGTCATGTCCCTTGCCCCCAGTGCCTTCTCCGGTTCTCCATTCTCCAGTAGACATTCCAGAGTGATCAGCCACAGGTGCCTGCTGGTCTCTAAGGGTGGCTTGACCAATAGAAACAGTCGGTTTTTCCTCCGAGGGCCCTTCCACAATGAGTCCCCTTGGCCTGTCCCCTGAGCCTTGTTGGTCATTCTTGGTGCCTAGGGTAAGATCACATATGACAAGAGGCATTAACCTCTGTGCCAACAACAGCCCTGAATGAtgggctgccacccagctgccCCTCCACCTGGCCATTGGAGCTGGGACAGCAGGTGGAGCTGGGGGCTGAGCTGCTCTCGCTGGCCAGTAGGATCTCGTGAGTGCTGAGCTTTGGGCCCCAAGGACTCTGAAGCAAGAGTCGAGAGGGCTGCTTGCTCCGCTCAGTGCCCAGCAGGTGGCAGAGACCACTTCACTACCTCAGTGTCATATTTCCCACAGGCCGTGTTCCACATGCAGTCGGTGAAATGCCTTAAGTGTCAGGAGCAGACCCGGGCAGTGCTGCCGTGCCAACATGCTGTGCTGTGTGAGCTCTGTGCTGAGGGCAATGAGTGCCCCGTCTGCCAGCCTAGCCGGGCCCATGCGCTCCAGTCGTGACCCTGCAGACCTGGCCCAGCTGGGCCCAGACCTTTTCACCTAGgactttttaaagtatatatatgtatgtatgtatgtatgtacgtatgtatgtatgtatatgtatatgattatgtacatgtatacatttctgtgtgCGGGTGTGCGTGGTGCCAGCGTGTGcacagtgtctgtgtgtatatctggacatagatatagacacacactttaaaacagaCTTACCAagcactttttaaagaaaagactatTTTGCAGTCCTCTCCTGTCCATTCCCCATCCTTCCTGCTCAGAGACAAAGTCCCCTCTTTTCCCACTGGCCTTTTGGCAGTGAAtatgtttttgtctctttttttatgTAAGAACTAACTATTTTTAACTTCTTCCTGGGGCCAGAGCATGGAAGGATGGGAAGTTGGAAGGGCA
This Peromyscus leucopus breed LL Stock chromosome 8b, UCI_PerLeu_2.1, whole genome shotgun sequence DNA region includes the following protein-coding sequences:
- the Unk gene encoding RING finger protein unkempt homolog isoform X2, which codes for MSKGPGPGGSAASSAPPAATAQVLQAQPEKPQHYTYLKEFRTEQCPLFVQHKCTQHRPYTCFHWHFVNQRRRRSIRRRDGTFNYSPDVYCTKYDEATGLCPEGDECPFLHRTTGDTERRYHLRYYKTGICIHETDSKGNCTKNGLHCAFAHGPHDLRSPVYDIRELQAMEALQNGQTTVEGSIEGQPAGAASHAMIEKILSEEPRWQETAYVLGNYKTEPCKKPPRLCRQGYACPYYHNSKDRRRSPRKHKYRSSPCPNVKHGDEWGDPGKCENGDTCQYCHTRTEQQFHPEIYKSTKCNDMQQSGSCPRGPFCAFAHIEPPPLNDDMQPSSAVSSPTQAGPVLYMPSAAGDSVPVSPSSPHAPDLSALLCRNSGLGSPSHLCSSPPGPSRKASNLEGLVFPGESSLAPGSYKKAPGFEREDQVGAEYLKNLKCQAKLKTHSLEPRSQEQPLLQPKQDVLGILPVGSPLTSSISSSITSSLAATPPSPAGTSSAPGMNANALPFYPTSDTVESVIESALDDLDLNEFGVAALEKTFDNSTVPHPSSITIGGSLLQSSAPVNIPGSLGSSASFHSASPSPPVSLSSHFLQQPQGHLSQSENTFLGTSASHGSLGLNGMNSSIWEHFASGSFSPGTSPAFLSGPGAAELARLRQELDEANGTIKQWEESWKQAKQACDAWKKEAEEAGERASAAGAECELAREQRDALELRVKKLQEELERLHTGPEAQALPAAPDLEALSLSTLYSLQKQLRGHLEQVDKAVFHMQSVKCLKCQEQTRAVLPCQHAVLCELCAEGNECPVCQPSRAHALQS
- the Unk gene encoding RING finger protein unkempt homolog isoform X1 — protein: MSKGPGPGGSAASSAPPAATAQVLQAQPEKPQHYTYLKEFRTEQCPLFVQHKCTQHRPYTCFHWHFVNQRRRRSIRRRDGTFNYSPDVYCTKYDEATGLCPEGDECPFLHRTTGDTERRYHLRYYKTGICIHETDSKGNCTKNGLHCAFAHGPHDLRSPVYDIRELQAMEALQNGQTTVEGSIEGQPAGAASHAMIEKILSEEPRWQETAYVLGNYKTEPCKKPPRLCRQGYACPYYHNSKDRRRSPRKHKYRSSPCPNVKHGDEWGDPGKCENGDTCQYCHTRTEQQFHPEIYKSTKCNDMQQSGSCPRGPFCAFAHIEPPPLNDDMQPSSAVSSPTQAGPVLYMPSAAGDSVPLLCRNSGLGSPSHLCSSPPGPSRKASNLEGLVFPGESSLAPGSYKKAPGFEREDQVGAEYLKNLKCQAKLKTHSLEPRSQEQPLLQPKQDVLGILPVGSPLTSSISSSITSSLAATPPSPAGTSSAPGMNANALPFYPTSDTVESVIESALDDLDLNEFGVAALEKTFDNSTVPHPSSITIGGSLLQSSAPVNIPGSLGSSASFHSASPSPPVSLSSHFLQQPQGHLSQSENTFLGTSASHGSLGLNGMNSSIWEHFASGSFSPGTSPAFLSGPGAAELARLRQELDEANGTIKQWEESWKQAKQACDAWKKEAEEAGERASAAGAECELAREQRDALELRVKKLQEELERLHTGPEAQALPAAPDLEALSLSTLYSLQKQLRGHLEQVDKAVFHMQSVKCLKCQEQTRAVLPCQHAVLCELCAEGNECPVCQPSRAHALQS